The proteins below come from a single Nitrospiraceae bacterium genomic window:
- a CDS encoding sigma-54-dependent Fis family transcriptional regulator, translating into MRANIFITDDDDVVRQAISRRIAKRHHHVRSFASGEALLEALDHDVPDLILLDLKMAGLSGLETLKHIRAKSQQSLVILLTAYGTVEDAVEAIKLGAYDFLIKSVDFSTVEPVIDRALDYLTLRRRIDFETQDRPGRYAFNSLIANSPSMKELVGQIQEMAKNLKTTVLLFGETGTGKEFVARVLHHNGPRDKGPFVGVNCTAIPQELFESELFGYERGAFTGANQRKPGLCEQAEGGTLFLDEIGDLNPSMQAKLLRVLQERSFKRLGGQEDIDVDFRLIAATNRDLRKDVAQGRFREDLFFRLNVVSLNLPPLRNRTEDIIPLALATLIRQSSDLGKEVAAIEPEAQRLLERYPYPGNIRELENIMERAAIFCRGKSLTEGDLPREVHEEARSSVNAVTRGDQKVVRMEMVLGEQSLAGIESDLIEEVMRLSDYNKSLAAKYLGITRFALDRRLKKIPES; encoded by the coding sequence ATGCGCGCGAACATTTTTATTACGGATGATGATGATGTGGTTCGCCAAGCCATCAGCCGACGAATTGCAAAACGACACCATCATGTTCGAAGCTTTGCTTCAGGGGAGGCCTTATTGGAAGCTCTTGATCACGATGTGCCAGACCTCATCCTGTTAGATTTGAAAATGGCCGGGTTAAGCGGACTGGAAACTCTTAAGCATATTCGTGCGAAATCTCAACAGTCCCTGGTCATTCTCCTCACCGCCTATGGCACGGTGGAAGATGCGGTGGAAGCCATTAAACTCGGGGCCTATGATTTTCTGATTAAAAGCGTCGATTTCTCCACTGTGGAACCTGTGATCGATCGCGCGCTTGACTATCTAACCCTTCGGCGCCGTATCGATTTTGAAACGCAGGATAGGCCAGGTCGATATGCCTTCAACAGTTTGATTGCCAATAGTCCCAGTATGAAAGAGTTGGTAGGGCAAATTCAGGAAATGGCAAAAAATTTGAAAACGACAGTTCTCCTGTTTGGAGAAACGGGAACAGGGAAAGAATTTGTCGCTCGAGTACTTCATCATAACGGCCCTAGGGACAAAGGTCCGTTTGTGGGGGTGAATTGTACCGCCATTCCTCAGGAATTATTTGAAAGTGAATTATTCGGCTATGAGCGCGGGGCTTTCACGGGAGCAAACCAGCGCAAACCCGGTCTTTGTGAACAGGCAGAGGGCGGGACGCTCTTTTTAGATGAGATTGGAGACCTCAATCCTTCCATGCAGGCGAAATTGCTTCGAGTGTTGCAGGAGCGTTCGTTTAAACGGTTGGGTGGGCAAGAGGATATTGATGTGGATTTTCGTCTGATTGCGGCCACCAATCGTGATCTGCGCAAAGATGTGGCGCAAGGCAGATTCCGGGAGGACTTGTTTTTTCGGCTGAATGTGGTGTCATTGAATCTCCCACCATTACGGAATCGAACAGAGGATATTATCCCTTTGGCTCTTGCGACGTTGATTCGACAAAGCAGCGACCTTGGCAAAGAGGTTGCGGCTATTGAGCCGGAGGCCCAACGGCTGTTGGAGCGCTATCCATATCCGGGAAATATTCGTGAACTGGAAAATATTATGGAGCGTGCGGCTATTTTTTGTCGTGGGAAAAGCTTGACGGAAGGAGATCTGCCTCGTGAAGTACATGAAGAGGCTCGTTCCTCAGTAAATGCGGTCACTCGAGGGGATCAAAAGGTGGTGCGCATGGAAATGGTTCTCGGAGAGCAATCCCTTGCGGGCATTGAAAGCGATTTGATTGAAGAAGTCATGCGGTTATCCGATTATAATAAAAGTCTCGCTGCTAAATATCTTGGCATTACTCGTTTTGCTTTGGACCGCCGTCTCAAAAAAATCCCAGAGTCTTGA
- the priA gene encoding primosomal protein N', with the protein MLADVVLPARRFQIFTYQVPPHLLPLLHIGSPVVVPLGSTVVSGVVVTLFEMQNSASLQNQFRQKPLRAILSLEADAGNRPLDHNLLRLVEKISDYYLAPFSACLRLIVPPHSIPVIRRISLTDDGRQALSDRSLASDVQLVLRKLEQAPRGLLRSSLMRTMNNVSDILTRAKKKGWIIEQTTLPTGSKDQSPVRGIRVGRNSVHSVPRGLFDSPEESRELPESVQRAAFNFRGNETWKLFFTAVQAGGFQELPVVGPESVQMDLLFKMIETILEKGRRVVILAPEVQQAEILGKKVRLLGNIQVEVYHGHLSTMVRAARWERIRKGDVQVVVGTRSALFLPVPNLGLVWINQEEDPSYKDEHLPYFHAREVARMRGECDQALVVYGSTSPSLELYGRFTEQIRQALEHPSQRILHVSTVDLRTLPYETILSPALIARIMRSLEEGDQVILLLNRKGFSGALVCRDCGKAPSCPNCGVPLKLYQQPSRLVCTYCEGIQPTPETCPTCQGRVFRFSGTGTQRLEEEVSRLFPAVTVARFDRENVKTPEAADTMLRQFRHKDIGVMIGTEFLVHQSDPPTAPVIGFPQADLGLHIPEFRSAERTFQMLSRAFRLARNGQEPGEVILQTRIPDHHVLTAIGHQCPRMFYDQELELRDLLGYPPTTHVILLVVTGEQAPRVQKVVDFLHQRLKKFEGRRPPGLAGKGGMGTPMVLGPMASQKPGRTKKNRVIFLMKTSELSEAQRGLRSLQREYEAEFRKDPVVVEFHVDPMDIQ; encoded by the coding sequence ATGCTTGCTGACGTTGTCCTGCCAGCCAGGCGGTTCCAGATCTTTACCTATCAGGTCCCTCCCCATCTACTTCCCCTGTTGCATATAGGAAGTCCCGTGGTGGTGCCTTTAGGCTCTACTGTCGTCTCTGGAGTGGTCGTGACGCTCTTTGAAATGCAAAACTCTGCTTCCCTGCAAAACCAGTTCCGTCAAAAACCCTTGCGTGCCATTCTTTCGTTGGAGGCCGATGCCGGGAACCGTCCTTTGGACCACAACCTGCTTCGACTGGTTGAAAAAATTTCAGATTATTATCTGGCTCCTTTCTCCGCATGCTTGCGATTGATTGTTCCTCCACATTCGATACCCGTAATTAGGCGAATATCCTTAACGGACGACGGTCGCCAGGCCTTATCGGACCGCTCGCTGGCATCTGACGTGCAGTTGGTGCTTCGCAAGTTAGAACAGGCACCCAGGGGATTGCTCCGGTCCTCTCTTATGCGAACGATGAACAATGTTTCAGATATTTTGACTCGTGCGAAGAAGAAGGGATGGATTATTGAGCAGACGACCCTTCCTACAGGATCCAAGGATCAAAGTCCGGTCCGTGGAATCAGAGTTGGACGAAATTCGGTGCATTCAGTTCCCCGAGGGTTATTTGATTCTCCAGAAGAATCAAGAGAACTCCCGGAGTCTGTTCAACGAGCGGCTTTCAACTTTAGAGGCAACGAGACATGGAAACTTTTTTTCACTGCAGTCCAAGCCGGCGGTTTTCAGGAGTTGCCTGTTGTGGGACCGGAATCGGTTCAAATGGATCTGTTATTCAAGATGATTGAGACCATTCTAGAAAAAGGCCGCCGCGTCGTCATCCTTGCTCCAGAAGTGCAGCAAGCAGAAATCCTTGGTAAAAAGGTGCGACTTCTCGGCAATATTCAGGTTGAGGTCTATCATGGCCATCTTTCGACAATGGTTCGTGCTGCTCGATGGGAACGAATTCGAAAGGGCGACGTGCAAGTCGTGGTGGGAACTCGATCAGCACTATTTCTGCCGGTTCCCAATTTGGGGCTCGTTTGGATCAATCAGGAGGAGGATCCGTCCTACAAAGATGAACACCTTCCGTATTTTCACGCTCGGGAAGTCGCGCGAATGCGGGGAGAATGTGACCAGGCTCTCGTAGTATATGGTTCGACATCGCCTTCCTTGGAACTCTATGGACGTTTTACAGAGCAGATTCGTCAGGCATTGGAACACCCGTCACAGCGGATTCTTCATGTGAGTACTGTCGATTTACGAACCTTACCGTATGAGACCATCCTGTCGCCGGCCTTAATCGCCAGAATCATGCGGTCATTGGAAGAGGGGGATCAAGTAATTTTACTTCTCAATCGTAAAGGGTTTTCCGGTGCCCTGGTGTGCCGGGATTGTGGAAAGGCTCCGAGCTGTCCCAACTGTGGAGTTCCATTGAAACTCTATCAGCAACCTTCCCGTCTGGTGTGCACCTACTGTGAGGGAATTCAACCAACCCCTGAAACTTGTCCCACGTGTCAAGGCAGGGTGTTTCGATTCTCCGGCACGGGAACTCAGCGACTGGAAGAAGAGGTGAGCCGTCTTTTTCCGGCGGTCACGGTGGCTCGGTTCGATCGGGAGAATGTGAAAACCCCCGAAGCGGCTGATACGATGTTACGCCAATTCCGGCACAAAGACATTGGGGTAATGATTGGGACGGAATTTTTAGTCCATCAATCAGATCCACCTACGGCTCCGGTCATTGGGTTTCCTCAGGCTGATCTTGGGCTCCATATTCCTGAATTCCGATCAGCCGAACGAACGTTTCAGATGTTGTCGAGGGCTTTCAGATTGGCCCGTAATGGGCAAGAGCCCGGGGAAGTGATTCTCCAAACGCGAATTCCTGATCATCATGTACTCACAGCCATTGGGCACCAGTGTCCCCGAATGTTTTATGACCAGGAACTGGAGTTGCGTGACCTCTTAGGATACCCCCCGACTACCCACGTAATATTGTTGGTTGTGACGGGGGAGCAGGCGCCACGCGTGCAAAAAGTCGTAGACTTTCTCCATCAACGATTGAAAAAGTTTGAAGGGAGAAGACCTCCCGGTCTAGCTGGAAAAGGGGGCATGGGAACCCCAATGGTCCTGGGTCCGATGGCATCCCAAAAACCAGGGCGGACCAAGAAAAATCGTGTAATTTTTTTGATGAAAACGTCTGAGTTATCAGAAGCACAACGAGGCCTTCGAAGCCTTCAGCGGGAATATGAAGCAGAATTTCGGAAAGATCCTGTCGTCGTTGAATTTCATGTGGACCCCATGGACATTCAATAG